AACCTGTTTGTTCCTCTATATCTTTTTTTAAATTAATATATCGGTGAGCAGAATCGGCTACCGATAATGAATATTCTATATTATCTATTTTGCTTATCCAGATGGAGTCCACAATACCATGAATTACATCAAATCCGTGTTTCTCTGCTATTTTAGACGTTTTCATCAGTATATCTCTAGCAAAGGCACATACAGTGATGTGAGCATCTATCCTACCAAACTTTGAGTTACTGAATCCAAGATATCCAAAGGAAGTAACTAGGATCCATTTTAAAGCAGTTTGTCTGTTGTCATAACAGTTTTTTAAATACTCATCATTCTTAGATATACACAGATTTTTTCTTTTTTTGTATTCTAATCGTCTATCTAGAACTGTTTTAAGAGATAAAGGTACTATTCCTATCCTTTTTTTGCACAAGTGATAAAGATGTTCAAGCTCTGGTACTTTGTTATCCGTTGCCGATTTACAGCATGCACAATTGATTGTGTCTGAAGAAATATTTTTCCTTAGCATGATATTTGGATAAAGAGATATAAAATCAAATTCTGCTACATTGTCATATGCTCCAGGTTTGGACTCAAAGACAAAGCCCCCTTTATCTACCTTTAATAAATCAGAAAATGACTTGAAGATTTCCGAAGTTATAGGCTTCCAGGGTATCAATATATCCTTTTTATGAGCATTATAAAAATACAAACTGCTTAGACATTTTCCTATAGTAGATCTTGATGCTAGTTGCAATGGAATTCTGCAAACTCGGGATAATTCTGCTAATCCTTCCAATCCATTGTCCCTATAAATAAATGAATTGTTAATGTCGATGTGAATTCGGCCGTATAAAAAAAACGGTTGTGGTTTGAAATACACTTTTCCGTAAGAGATGTACGATGTTGAGGACAGGTCATTAGATCCGATACTTTTATTTGAAAACAATTTATTTTTCTTTAGTAAATATTCTATGTTCGATTCGCGATTCAAATTTATCAATAACTGATTCTCAATCTTGTTGGCTTTGGCTCTGTGAAATAAATGTGGAAACAAAAATTGGTCTCCACCTTTAGTTATAATAATATCAGGATCTATTCTATTAATTTCATAAGCGAATTCCAATATTGTTTCAAGTTCATTTTCTTCAGATATCGAAAAGTCTTCCTTGATCACATTATCCTTTTCAAAAGAGATAATCTTTATCTTTAGAATCCTGTCTTCTAAATCATTTCTTATTGATTTTCTCTCCGAAATTAATTCAAATGATAGAAATTTAAAATTTGGAACAATATATTCAAATGAGTCAATATCGTCGTTCTTATCGTTAACTACTTGATATATGTTAGTTTGTACTGATTCCGTGGATCTTATTTCTTCTATGTTGTATAATCCCAGTGGATAGAGATCCTTTTCGTACAAGAAAGACTGTTCAGGTGATAT
This Candidatus Nitrosocosmicus oleophilus DNA region includes the following protein-coding sequences:
- a CDS encoding DNA polymerase domain-containing protein — protein: MNGWLFDIYYQKDRMILWIKERKGNVKRLEYLWSPSIYVTSDLKSELVDLVGNSKISSSIKEYQFEYKFEHPSSVIVDKCKRNVTLRLTLSDSIHILNLAKRIERLSIRFGHYRLYNVDISPEQSFLYEKDLYPLGLYNIEEIRSTESVQTNIYQVVNDKNDDIDSFEYIVPNFKFLSFELISERKSIRNDLEDRILKIKIISFEKDNVIKEDFSISEENELETILEFAYEINRIDPDIIITKGGDQFLFPHLFHRAKANKIENQLLINLNRESNIEYLLKKNKLFSNKSIGSNDLSSTSYISYGKVYFKPQPFFLYGRIHIDINNSFIYRDNGLEGLAELSRVCRIPLQLASRSTIGKCLSSLYFYNAHKKDILIPWKPITSEIFKSFSDLLKVDKGGFVFESKPGAYDNVAEFDFISLYPNIMLRKNISSDTINCACCKSATDNKVPELEHLYHLCKKRIGIVPLSLKTVLDRRLEYKKRKNLCISKNDEYLKNCYDNRQTALKWILVTSFGYLGFSNSKFGRIDAHITVCAFARDILMKTSKIAEKHGFDVIHGIVDSIWISKIDNIEYSLSVADSAHRYINLKKDIEEQTGFSISFEGVYKWIVFDSSKINPDLPALNRYFGVFEDGTIKMRGIETRRHDTPELFVYFQEELMKIMSAYSNIHEITKCLPILESIYKKYINLICTKKISYTDLIFTKRMSKASNEYADRDTIENCVLKQLTNNGKSLNAGEEIKYIITNFYHENFLERAIPIELIDENDIKYDTKRYLELLKETYDSVTKFFYSQIPKFD